In Juglans microcarpa x Juglans regia isolate MS1-56 chromosome 4S, Jm3101_v1.0, whole genome shotgun sequence, a single window of DNA contains:
- the LOC121262103 gene encoding uncharacterized protein LOC121262103: MRKLLIEDCSQEVVLTAVQEFIPLDFKELKDCQKEDNKLAEVIRKVERSKGPKDFSIRGDVTLSYKNRIVIPADQELKERVLKEAHKTPYTAHPDSAKLYQDLKQYFWWERMKNDVVEFVNKFSICRLSLQNLMGTNLKFSSAYHLQTNGQAERMIQTLEDILRPCIMEHEGIWEKQLPLVEFAYNNSFQVTIQMVPYEALYGRKYRSSLHWDEVGKSKVIGLEVLQEIKDHVHTIRERMRTTQSIEELR; encoded by the exons ATGAGGAAACTGTTGATTGAGGACTGTAGTCAGGAAGTTGTTTTGACAGCAGTCCAAGAGTTCATTCCATTGGATTTCAAGGAACTAAAAGATTGTCAGAAGGAGGACAACAAGCTTGCAGAAGTCATTAGAAAAGTCGAACGGTCGAAAGGACCGAAGGACTTCAGTATAAGAGGAGATGTGACTCTATCTTACAAGAATCGAATAGTCATCCCAGCGGATCAAGAGTTAAAGGAGAGGGTGTTAAAGGAAGCTCATAAAACACCTTACACCGCTCATCCCGATAGTGCGAAGTTGTACCAGGATCTGAAGCAGTATTTTTGGTGGGAAAGAATGAAGAATGATGTAGTAGAATTCGTGAATAAGTTTTCTATTTGTAGACTG AGTTTGCAGAATTTGATGGGAACCAATTTGAAGTTTAGTAGTGCATACCATCTGCAAACAAACGGACAAGCAGAGAGGATGATTCAAACATTGGAAGATATTCTTAGACCTTGTATAATGGAACATGAAGGAATTTGGGAGAAGCAACTACCTCTGGTAGAGTTTGCTTACAACAATAGTTTTCAGGTTACCATTCAGATGGTACCCTATGAAGCCTTGTATGGCAGAAAGTACAGATCCTCGCTGCATTGGGACGAAGTAGGAAAGAGTAAGGTGATTGGACTAGAAGTCTTACAAGAGATAAAGGATCATGTTCACACAATCAGAGAAAGGATGAGAACGACACAGTCGATTGAAGAGCTACGCTGA